In Aminivibrio sp., the following are encoded in one genomic region:
- a CDS encoding TAXI family TRAP transporter solute-binding subunit: MKGKVWKGITLAAALMMCFGAPLTASALELKQISIAGAGTAGTFYIMAAGIADLFGKQLGVNSVAEVTAGSVENVKLLDSNRVELAVMQVDVMQNALAGKAQFKAPVDMVAIAPLYPNVIQIVTLKDSPINTFADLKGKRISVGSPGSGILATNQIILETMGMTLNDIQPQYLSFAETTNAFRDGSIDAAIVNTAAPAPWVVDLETSHEVKFIELSKEEIEKFTGKFGHFVPAEIPKEAYKSLDKDVTTFAVWITLSGRGDLPEQDVYDMTKTIFENTDFLKSIHAVGSYITLENVSKIASLPFHPGAVKFYAEKGIDVSPKK; encoded by the coding sequence ATGAAAGGAAAGGTATGGAAAGGAATCACCCTTGCGGCGGCGCTCATGATGTGTTTCGGGGCGCCTCTGACGGCTTCGGCCCTTGAGCTGAAGCAGATTTCCATCGCGGGAGCCGGTACGGCGGGAACGTTTTACATCATGGCCGCGGGAATCGCCGATCTGTTCGGCAAACAGCTCGGCGTGAACTCCGTGGCCGAGGTGACGGCGGGTTCTGTGGAGAACGTCAAGCTCCTCGACAGCAACCGGGTGGAACTCGCCGTCATGCAGGTGGACGTCATGCAGAACGCCCTGGCGGGGAAGGCCCAGTTCAAGGCGCCGGTGGACATGGTTGCAATCGCTCCCCTGTACCCCAACGTGATCCAGATCGTCACGCTGAAGGATTCCCCCATCAACACCTTCGCGGACCTGAAGGGCAAGAGGATCTCCGTGGGCTCTCCCGGAAGCGGCATCCTCGCCACGAACCAGATCATCCTGGAGACCATGGGAATGACGCTGAACGACATCCAGCCCCAGTACCTCTCCTTTGCCGAGACCACCAACGCCTTCCGTGACGGTTCCATCGACGCGGCCATCGTGAACACCGCCGCTCCCGCTCCCTGGGTGGTGGACCTTGAAACGAGCCACGAAGTGAAGTTCATCGAGCTTTCGAAAGAAGAGATTGAAAAGTTCACCGGGAAATTCGGCCATTTCGTCCCGGCGGAAATACCCAAAGAGGCCTACAAGTCCCTTGACAAGGATGTCACCACCTTCGCCGTGTGGATCACCCTGTCCGGCCGGGGGGACCTTCCCGAGCAGGATGTCTACGACATGACGAAAACCATTTTCGAGAACACCGATTTTCTGAAGAGCATCCATGCGGTGGGAAGCTACATCACCCTGGAGAACGTGTCGAAGATCGCCTCCCTGCCCTTCCACCCCGGCGCCGTGAAGTTCTATGCCGAAAAGGGAATCGACGTTTCGCCGAAGAAATAG
- a CDS encoding aspartate dehydrogenase produces the protein MKKLRVAILGCGTIGRFVLDHLADGVVPGCEPVAVCLRSPESRGREHLESRKIPWVTSLEDLLTFSPDVVVEASAHDVVVAMGPEILERGVDFIPLSLGAFVEPGLMETMTAAAEKGGSRLHIPSGGIGALDALQTALIGGVEKVTMTTRKYSTTWKGIPAVDELGVDLENLKEPLLLFEGPARECMKKYPQSINIGAALSIAGIGFDRTIIRIYADPTVEYNTHEIRWEGATGKVTVLFENTPVPTNPKTTYQACLSTLFVLKNMTGNRIIGA, from the coding sequence TTGAAAAAACTGCGCGTGGCCATCCTTGGCTGCGGAACCATCGGACGGTTTGTCCTTGATCACCTCGCCGACGGGGTGGTGCCCGGGTGTGAGCCGGTGGCGGTCTGTCTCCGTTCTCCGGAATCCAGGGGAAGAGAGCACCTCGAGTCGAGAAAGATCCCCTGGGTCACCAGCCTCGAAGATCTTCTCACGTTTTCGCCCGACGTGGTGGTGGAAGCGTCCGCCCATGACGTCGTAGTGGCCATGGGGCCGGAAATCCTGGAGAGGGGAGTGGATTTCATCCCTCTGAGCCTCGGGGCCTTCGTGGAACCCGGTCTTATGGAGACCATGACGGCGGCGGCGGAAAAGGGCGGCAGCAGGCTCCACATCCCCTCGGGAGGCATCGGCGCCCTGGACGCTCTGCAGACCGCCCTGATCGGCGGTGTGGAGAAGGTGACCATGACCACCAGGAAATACTCCACCACGTGGAAGGGCATTCCCGCCGTGGACGAGCTGGGGGTGGACCTGGAGAACCTGAAGGAGCCCCTGCTTCTTTTCGAGGGCCCCGCCAGGGAGTGCATGAAGAAGTACCCCCAGAGCATCAACATCGGCGCGGCCCTGAGCATCGCCGGGATCGGCTTCGACAGGACGATCATCAGAATCTACGCCGACCCGACGGTGGAGTACAACACCCACGAGATCCGCTGGGAAGGAGCCACGGGAAAAGTGACGGTCCTCTTCGAAAACACGCCGGTCCCCACGAACCCGAAGACGACATACCAGGCCTGTCTCAGCACCCTCTTCGTGCTGAAGAACATGACGGGGAACAGGATTATCGGCGCCTGA
- a CDS encoding alkaline phosphatase has product MKRSLRNKTGLALLVLLMLASVVWAAGTGNDWSGPKAKYVFLFIGDGLGLQQVNAAEVYNGSVNSTGGEPAIKKLALSGLPVQGMITTYSTNSFITDSAPAATSLATGYKTENGVIGMDPAKKRKFTTVAQMAHAKGMKVGILTSVSLNHATPAAFYASVPSRNDYYGIGKQLIDSGFDFFAGGGLHQNTGKDKDSKDLYEIAKEKGYQVLRTREDILSAQPGTKIIAVNPVLDGSNAMPYDMDRTEKELSLAEFTRKGIELLNNPNGFFMMVEGGKIDWACHANDAAAAIGDTFAFDAAVKEALTFAEKHPDETLIIVVGDHETGGMSIGFAGTEYETFFEKIAHQKESYEAFDKKIAAFRKGSEKTFEKMMPLITESFGLRTATAEERSALEERAKAGDDEARIALSMTLSDLELAELRTAFENSMLEKKERAKDEATFLLYGGYEPLSVKITHILNRKAGIGWTTYAHTGIPVPLFAMGLGSEIFAGYYDNTDVAWKTMSILGVR; this is encoded by the coding sequence ATGAAGCGATCATTGCGGAACAAAACTGGACTGGCGCTCCTTGTCCTGCTGATGCTGGCATCGGTTGTCTGGGCGGCAGGGACGGGCAACGACTGGAGCGGCCCGAAAGCAAAATACGTATTTCTGTTCATCGGCGACGGTTTGGGGCTCCAGCAGGTCAACGCGGCGGAGGTCTACAACGGGTCCGTCAACAGTACGGGCGGCGAGCCCGCGATCAAAAAGCTGGCCCTGAGCGGCCTTCCGGTGCAGGGGATGATCACCACCTACTCCACCAACTCCTTCATCACCGACTCGGCCCCCGCGGCAACGTCCCTCGCCACGGGCTACAAGACGGAGAACGGCGTCATCGGCATGGACCCGGCTAAGAAGCGGAAGTTCACCACCGTCGCCCAGATGGCTCACGCCAAGGGAATGAAAGTAGGCATCCTCACCTCCGTGTCGCTGAACCACGCCACCCCCGCGGCCTTTTACGCCTCCGTCCCGTCCCGGAACGACTACTACGGCATCGGCAAACAGCTCATCGACAGCGGTTTCGACTTCTTCGCCGGGGGCGGCCTGCACCAGAACACCGGCAAGGACAAGGACAGCAAAGATCTGTACGAGATCGCGAAAGAGAAGGGCTACCAGGTCCTCCGCACCCGGGAAGACATCCTCTCGGCTCAGCCCGGCACGAAGATCATAGCGGTAAACCCAGTCCTCGACGGCAGCAACGCCATGCCCTACGACATGGACCGGACGGAAAAGGAACTCTCCCTCGCCGAGTTTACCCGCAAGGGCATCGAACTGCTCAATAACCCGAACGGGTTCTTCATGATGGTCGAGGGAGGCAAGATCGACTGGGCCTGCCACGCGAACGACGCAGCGGCAGCCATCGGCGACACCTTCGCCTTCGACGCGGCCGTGAAGGAAGCTCTGACCTTCGCGGAGAAACACCCCGACGAGACGCTGATCATCGTCGTGGGAGACCACGAGACCGGCGGCATGAGTATCGGCTTCGCCGGCACCGAGTACGAGACATTCTTCGAGAAGATCGCCCACCAGAAAGAGTCCTACGAGGCCTTCGACAAGAAAATAGCCGCCTTCCGCAAAGGAAGCGAAAAAACCTTCGAAAAGATGATGCCCCTCATCACCGAGTCCTTCGGGCTCCGCACCGCCACCGCCGAAGAGCGCTCCGCTCTCGAAGAAAGGGCCAAAGCCGGCGACGACGAAGCCCGGATCGCTCTCTCCATGACCCTCTCCGACCTTGAGCTGGCCGAACTCCGGACGGCCTTCGAAAACAGCATGCTCGAGAAGAAGGAACGGGCGAAGGATGAAGCCACCTTCCTGCTCTACGGCGGCTATGAGCCCCTCTCGGTGAAGATCACCCACATCCTCAACCGGAAAGCCGGCATAGGCTGGACCACCTACGCCCACACGGGCATCCCGGTTCCTCTCTTCGCCATGGGCCTCGGCTCCGAGATCTTCGCCGGATACTACGACAACACGGACGTCGCCTGGAAGACCATGTCCATCCTCGGCGTGCGGTAA
- a CDS encoding YibE/F family protein, protein MESKRRDHLLTLLFLLLTLALFLLPSWKQAPDSAERVKVRVLSVDNSNMRQFGIVRTGDQGLRIRILEGNFRGTEIDAVNHLAGRLELDKVFVPGDLAFAVVDADAGRIAKANVLDHYRLDIQLRLLLLFCALLLLFGGWTGARALLSFFFTGAMIWKVLLPGYLAGLDPVLISLFTALALTAAIVFLVGGVSRKGMAAFLGSALGILLTCGLSLYFGSEFRIHGAVKPFSETLLYSGFAHLDLTRIFLGGIFLASSGAVMDLAMDVSSAMAEIAEKRPDLSRRQLVLSGFAVGRSVVGTMTTTLLLAYTGSYSSLLLVFVAQGVPPANILNMQYVSAEILHTLVGSFGLITVAPFTALAGGWLFAGRKRR, encoded by the coding sequence ATGGAATCGAAACGGCGGGACCACCTGCTGACGCTGCTCTTTCTGCTGCTCACCCTGGCCCTCTTCCTTCTCCCCTCCTGGAAACAGGCTCCCGATTCGGCGGAGCGGGTGAAGGTGCGTGTGCTGTCGGTGGACAACTCGAACATGCGACAGTTTGGCATCGTGCGGACCGGTGACCAGGGGCTCCGTATCCGGATCCTGGAAGGGAACTTCAGGGGAACGGAAATCGACGCGGTGAACCACCTGGCGGGACGGCTGGAACTGGACAAGGTCTTCGTCCCCGGCGACCTCGCCTTTGCAGTGGTGGACGCCGACGCCGGGCGGATCGCCAAGGCCAACGTCCTTGACCATTACCGGCTGGACATCCAGCTTCGGCTGCTCCTGCTCTTCTGCGCCCTCCTGCTTCTCTTCGGCGGCTGGACGGGCGCCCGGGCCCTGCTCTCCTTCTTCTTCACCGGCGCCATGATCTGGAAGGTGCTGCTTCCCGGATACCTCGCAGGACTTGACCCGGTGCTCATCTCTCTTTTCACCGCCCTTGCCCTCACCGCAGCCATCGTTTTTCTCGTGGGCGGGGTCAGCCGCAAGGGAATGGCGGCCTTCCTGGGATCCGCCCTTGGGATCCTGTTGACCTGCGGCCTGTCCCTCTATTTCGGCAGCGAATTCCGCATCCACGGTGCGGTGAAGCCTTTCTCGGAGACCCTGCTCTACAGCGGTTTTGCCCACCTCGACCTGACGCGCATCTTCCTGGGGGGAATATTTCTGGCGTCCTCCGGGGCGGTGATGGACCTCGCCATGGATGTATCAAGCGCCATGGCCGAGATCGCGGAAAAACGGCCGGACCTCTCCCGGAGACAGCTTGTCCTGTCCGGGTTCGCCGTGGGCAGGTCGGTGGTGGGAACCATGACCACCACGCTGCTGCTGGCATACACGGGCAGCTATTCCAGCCTGCTGCTGGTCTTCGTCGCCCAGGGCGTCCCCCCGGCCAATATCCTGAACATGCAGTACGTCTCGGCGGAGATACTGCACACTCTCGTGGGGAGCTTCGGCCTGATCACCGTGGCTCCCTTCACCGCCCTGGCCGGGGGATGGCTTTTCGCGGGAAGGAAACGCAGATGA
- a CDS encoding FadR/GntR family transcriptional regulator yields MPLPLRAKKLTELLIDEIKVLIEADSLQPGDKIPTEQELMRIFKVSRTCVREALSVLRQEGVVEIIQGKGTFLKKHYTPFPDMADPSSSALGHFMEARKVLESSLARLAAERASEEDLERMESALSVLEGADADLDPDRVVQSDLDFHYSLAKAAGNPVLLHLLQEVDSHLQIGRSTTITFPQGRKKALEGHKRVLQALRRRSPDDAALQIARHIDEIEKAQRFIMALQDGPAKEGGTGK; encoded by the coding sequence ATGCCGTTGCCCCTGAGGGCAAAGAAGCTCACGGAACTGCTTATTGACGAGATAAAGGTGCTCATCGAGGCGGATTCTCTTCAGCCGGGGGACAAAATTCCCACGGAGCAGGAGCTGATGAGGATCTTCAAGGTGAGCAGGACCTGCGTCCGGGAAGCCCTTTCGGTTCTCCGTCAGGAGGGAGTGGTGGAAATCATCCAAGGAAAGGGTACTTTCCTTAAAAAACACTATACCCCCTTTCCCGATATGGCCGACCCTTCCTCCAGCGCCCTGGGGCACTTCATGGAGGCGAGGAAAGTGCTGGAGAGCAGCCTGGCCCGCCTTGCCGCCGAAAGGGCCTCGGAAGAGGACCTGGAGCGGATGGAGTCTGCCCTGTCCGTTCTCGAAGGGGCGGACGCCGACCTCGACCCGGACCGGGTGGTCCAGTCCGACCTCGATTTTCATTACAGTCTCGCGAAAGCTGCGGGAAATCCCGTGCTTCTTCACCTTCTCCAGGAGGTGGATTCTCATCTTCAGATAGGCCGTTCCACCACCATCACCTTTCCCCAAGGGCGGAAGAAAGCTCTCGAGGGACACAAAAGAGTGCTCCAGGCTCTGCGGAGGCGGTCTCCCGACGATGCCGCCCTTCAGATTGCCCGGCATATCGACGAGATAGAGAAGGCCCAGAGGTTCATCATGGCCCTCCAGGACGGTCCGGCGAAAGAAGGAGGGACTGGAAAATGA
- a CDS encoding TRAP transporter permease, with the protein MDCFPERKMNLLITAVSAAMGIFHVYTAFFGVLTALWQRSIHLTFGFLICYLTVVGGASLKREKIFPLIAAAASLFCLGHFILNFQAMILRFGEPDTPDLVVGTVLIVLVLDFARRSVGNVLPGIAVVFLLYAVAGPYLPGMLRHRGYDLTRIVYQISLSTEGIFGTPLGVSANYVFIFVLFGAFLEVTGAGRFYIDFAVKSVGGSAGGPAKAAVVASSLFGSVSGSAVANVAGTGAVTIPLMRSIGYRPEFAAAVEAVASTGGQIMPPLMGAAAFIMAEILAIPYYKVALGALIPALIFYGTVFTMVHCRAKILGLSGTARDSLPPMKAILRDQGIFFIPLLVLIYFMIIAQYSVMKAAVYSLLATVLVGFFKKRMGWRDIIAAFESGARVSLVVIASTACAGIIVAVMNLTGLGMKFSSLVLAVGGNSLILVLIMIMLASLLLGMGLPTTPAYLILAVLGAPTLVRLGVEPLAAHLFVFYFGCMSMITPPVGLAVYAASCIAEADFWKTSKNALLLALPAFLVPYMFVFHPSLVGLGDIVSVLSAAASGLLGAVILGAGLSGWFFLKVSLPDRAILCTAGILLILPGWPSNIAGILLAFAVWVFRKKLKNRHSEQRPFGEQ; encoded by the coding sequence TTGGATTGTTTTCCTGAAAGAAAAATGAACCTTTTGATTACTGCCGTTTCAGCAGCCATGGGAATTTTTCACGTCTACACGGCGTTTTTCGGGGTGCTGACCGCCCTCTGGCAGCGGAGCATCCATCTTACCTTCGGATTTCTCATCTGTTACCTGACCGTGGTCGGAGGAGCCTCCCTGAAGCGGGAAAAGATATTCCCGCTGATTGCTGCGGCGGCCTCCCTTTTTTGCCTGGGGCATTTCATTCTCAATTTCCAGGCCATGATCCTCCGGTTCGGAGAGCCCGACACTCCGGACCTTGTGGTGGGGACGGTGCTTATCGTACTCGTCCTGGATTTCGCCCGGCGTTCTGTGGGGAACGTCCTTCCCGGGATCGCCGTGGTGTTCCTTCTCTACGCCGTTGCCGGCCCCTATCTGCCGGGGATGCTCCGGCACAGGGGGTACGACCTGACCCGGATCGTCTACCAGATCTCCCTGAGCACCGAGGGCATCTTCGGCACGCCCCTCGGTGTGTCGGCGAACTACGTCTTTATCTTCGTCCTCTTCGGGGCGTTCCTTGAGGTCACCGGGGCGGGGCGGTTCTACATCGACTTTGCGGTGAAATCCGTAGGCGGAAGCGCCGGGGGCCCGGCGAAGGCCGCCGTGGTGGCGAGCAGCCTCTTCGGTTCCGTTTCGGGCAGCGCCGTGGCCAACGTGGCGGGCACGGGAGCGGTGACCATCCCCCTCATGCGCTCCATCGGCTACAGGCCGGAATTCGCGGCGGCGGTGGAGGCGGTGGCGTCCACGGGAGGGCAGATCATGCCTCCCCTCATGGGCGCGGCGGCCTTCATCATGGCGGAGATTCTGGCCATTCCCTACTACAAGGTGGCCCTGGGCGCCCTCATCCCCGCCCTGATTTTCTACGGCACGGTCTTCACCATGGTCCACTGCAGGGCGAAGATCCTCGGCCTCTCGGGGACGGCCCGGGATTCCCTTCCTCCCATGAAGGCCATTCTCCGGGACCAGGGCATCTTTTTCATTCCCCTCCTCGTGTTGATCTACTTTATGATCATCGCCCAGTACTCCGTCATGAAGGCGGCGGTCTACTCTCTTCTCGCCACGGTCCTGGTGGGTTTTTTCAAGAAGCGGATGGGCTGGCGGGACATCATCGCCGCTTTCGAGAGCGGCGCCAGGGTCTCCCTGGTGGTCATAGCCTCCACGGCATGCGCCGGGATCATCGTGGCGGTCATGAACCTGACCGGGCTGGGCATGAAGTTTTCGAGCCTCGTTCTCGCTGTGGGGGGAAACAGCCTGATCCTCGTACTCATCATGATCATGCTCGCCAGCCTGCTGCTGGGCATGGGGCTCCCGACAACCCCCGCGTACCTCATCCTGGCGGTCCTCGGGGCGCCCACCCTGGTGAGGCTGGGAGTGGAGCCGCTGGCGGCCCATCTCTTCGTCTTCTATTTCGGCTGCATGTCCATGATCACACCGCCGGTGGGGCTGGCCGTGTACGCTGCCTCCTGCATAGCGGAGGCGGATTTCTGGAAGACGTCGAAGAACGCCCTTCTCCTGGCCCTTCCGGCCTTCCTGGTGCCCTACATGTTTGTGTTTCACCCGTCGCTGGTGGGTCTTGGAGATATCGTGTCCGTTCTCTCCGCGGCGGCGAGCGGGCTGCTCGGGGCCGTGATCCTCGGGGCAGGGCTGTCGGGCTGGTTTTTCCTGAAGGTTTCCCTTCCGGACCGGGCGATCCTCTGCACCGCAGGCATTCTGCTTATCCTGCCGGGGTGGCCGAGCAATATCGCGGGTATTCTTCTTGCTTTCGCAGTATGGGTATTCCGGAAGAAGCTGAAGAACCGACACTCGGAGCAGCGTCCTTTCGGAGAGCAGTGA
- the nudC gene encoding NAD(+) diphosphatase produces MTFSRPGGEWLLFHKDLLLVKSKTPLSLPSSEDEPLFRDRLTVTGVLPPTRGSFSWGEYPGDEVPPPGYETVGLRELWALGGKALFHAAGTAFQMMDWKRNSRFCPRCGAPMNLADSDRAYGCPECGYMAYPIISPAVIVAVTRDERLLLARSPHFPKGRYSVLAGFVEPGESLEETVEREIFEEVGIRVKNIAYFGSQPWPFPHSLMLGFTAEWSGGELTPDGKEIEDAGWFTPGTMPEIPPSISISRRLIEHWLAGRKE; encoded by the coding sequence ATGACCTTCTCCCGCCCCGGAGGCGAATGGCTGCTCTTTCACAAGGATCTTCTGCTCGTCAAATCGAAAACCCCGCTCTCCCTTCCGTCGTCGGAGGACGAACCCCTCTTCCGGGACCGTTTGACGGTCACCGGCGTTCTTCCCCCAACAAGGGGAAGCTTTTCTTGGGGCGAATACCCCGGGGACGAGGTACCGCCCCCGGGGTATGAAACGGTGGGCCTGCGGGAACTGTGGGCCCTCGGGGGAAAAGCCCTGTTCCACGCGGCGGGCACGGCCTTCCAGATGATGGACTGGAAGCGGAACAGCCGGTTCTGCCCACGGTGCGGCGCACCCATGAATCTTGCGGACAGCGACAGGGCCTACGGCTGCCCGGAATGCGGCTACATGGCCTATCCCATTATCAGCCCCGCGGTCATCGTGGCGGTGACCAGGGACGAGAGGCTCCTCCTGGCCCGGAGCCCCCACTTTCCGAAGGGACGGTACAGCGTCCTCGCCGGGTTTGTGGAACCGGGGGAGAGCCTCGAGGAGACCGTGGAGAGGGAAATTTTCGAGGAAGTGGGTATCCGGGTAAAGAACATCGCCTATTTCGGAAGCCAGCCCTGGCCCTTCCCCCACTCCCTCATGCTTGGCTTCACGGCCGAATGGTCCGGGGGGGAGCTGACCCCTGACGGGAAGGAAATCGAGGATGCCGGGTGGTTCACTCCCGGGACCATGCCGGAAATCCCCCCGTCCATCAGCATATCCAGAAGGCTCATCGAGCACTGGCTCGCCGGAAGGAAGGAATAG